The genomic region gctttaaattgtttttgacATTAGCTTATGAAAAATAGCAGTGCTCTATGCTCTTAATCTTTTACTAAGATTGTAGCAGTGAATAGGCTGAAAATTCAAGTTCAGCTGGATTTGAGATACATGGACAGTTATCCCCAAAGTCCAGCTCGTTTCTCACAAATACGTCTGTGAGGCGTTTCGCAGGATTGATCATACCAGCACAGGAGGTCTGAcgctccttctttctctcccatcCTCACACAGTCCTCTCCATCAGTACCATTTCCTTTCCAGTCATCTGGTTCCCCTTTCCTCCAAAAACGCAGACtaagagatgaaaaacagaaagaagtgGATCAGTAAAAACTTATAGCTTAACTTTGAACAGGAAATGGACAAAGATCAAACCTTGTGTTCAGTGGTGAGTCGTCCACCCACAACCATTCACCCTCTGTCTTTGAGTCTGTCAGTCCGATCCAGAACTTGTCGTCAGGATTAtccattttttctctcagtctatACTCCAGGAATTTCTGAAGAGGAAAATAttgaattatatatatatattgatttatataaatatagatTTACTCTGAGActtttctgtgctgagatgatgaAACATAAGGATGTGATAAAATGTAAGAATATGAATCTGCAGCAGTTTTTTTAtacctgctcctctctgctgtctatCTTAACCAGGTCTCCAACTGATTTCCCAGGATGCAATACCAGTGGAGAAAAAATAACACTGTCCATGTTGCTCCCAGCCTGTTTCACACTTCAGACATGAATCATCTTTGAAGAGATCACAGCAAAGAAATCACATGTGATTTGGAAGCAGCAGGAAGTTAAAAGGTAAAGAGTTTGAATCTGAGAGAAGCTGAGACAATCAgagactgttttctctttcacaggTAAGAAGAGTAAAACATGACAAGAAAAATCAGTAACTTACTTATTTTTACTTCAGGAGGTGTTGGGCAAACAGGGGGCACCGTGATGCATGGTTTTGTTTCACTGAGTCTCTCTGTTatgaaagaagataaaaaagatTTCACTTCCATCTGTCTCTTTACAGGACCgtctgaacagaaaaataactttcACATGAGTCAAAAATgttgagaggaaacaaagagaga from Lates calcarifer isolate ASB-BC8 linkage group LG3, TLL_Latcal_v3, whole genome shotgun sequence harbors:
- the LOC108881893 gene encoding LOW QUALITY PROTEIN: C-type lectin domain family 4 member C-like (The sequence of the model RefSeq protein was modified relative to this genomic sequence to represent the inferred CDS: inserted 2 bases in 1 codon) yields the protein MSRPRGYKEGSTGEAPASQQTKSTRGSKFTSERVALMVLCALMATAAIVIYGLYLDNFLTLQTLRDENEALKRNLTERLSETKPCTTVQPVSTKPPEVKERLSETKPHTTVQPVSTKPPEVKERLSETKPHTTVQPVSSKPPEVKERLSETKPCITVPPVCPTPPEVKINDSCLKCETGWEQHGQCYFFSTGIASWEISXGDLVKIDSREEQKFLEYRLREKMDNPDDKFWIGLTDSKTEGEWLWVDDSPLNTSLRFWRKGEPDDWKGNGTDGEDCVRMGEKEGASDLLCWYDQSCETPHRRICEKRAGLWG